One stretch of Micromonospora echinospora DNA includes these proteins:
- a CDS encoding Ku protein — MRAIWKGAVSFGLVSIGVKVYSATEEKDIRFHQVHREDGGRIRYKRTCSVCGEEVTYDDIAKGYDIGGGEMVILTDEDFADLPLSTSHAIDVLEFVPAEQVDPILYNKAYFLEPEGSATKPYVLLRDALSDSERVAIVKVALRQREQLATLRVREGVLLLNTMLWPDEIRRPDFGFLDEDLKVRPPELAMASSLIDSMAGEFEPDAFTDDYRAALQEVIDAKVEGREVVQPEEEEAAPAAAVDLMAALKASVERARAARGEAPSGGGAEPTPISSARSAKKAAKKAPAKKAEPAKKTAAKKTPAKKTAAKKAEPAKKTAAKKTAAKKKKTA; from the coding sequence ATGCGGGCGATCTGGAAAGGAGCGGTGTCGTTCGGCCTGGTGTCGATCGGGGTGAAGGTCTACTCGGCCACCGAGGAGAAGGACATCCGTTTCCACCAGGTGCACCGTGAGGACGGCGGCCGGATCCGCTACAAGCGCACCTGCTCGGTCTGCGGCGAGGAGGTCACCTACGACGACATCGCCAAGGGGTACGACATCGGCGGCGGGGAGATGGTCATCCTCACCGACGAGGACTTCGCCGACCTGCCGTTGAGCACCTCGCACGCGATCGACGTGCTGGAGTTCGTACCGGCCGAGCAGGTCGACCCGATCCTCTACAACAAGGCGTACTTCCTGGAGCCGGAGGGCTCGGCCACCAAGCCGTACGTGCTGCTGCGCGACGCGCTGTCCGACTCGGAGCGGGTGGCGATCGTCAAGGTGGCGCTGCGCCAGCGGGAGCAGTTGGCGACGCTGCGGGTACGCGAGGGTGTGCTGCTGCTCAACACCATGCTGTGGCCGGACGAGATCCGCCGGCCCGACTTCGGGTTCCTGGACGAGGACCTGAAGGTACGCCCGCCCGAGCTGGCGATGGCCAGTTCGCTGATCGACTCGATGGCCGGGGAGTTCGAGCCGGACGCCTTCACCGACGACTACCGGGCGGCGTTGCAGGAGGTCATCGACGCGAAGGTCGAGGGCCGCGAGGTGGTGCAGCCGGAGGAGGAAGAGGCCGCGCCGGCCGCCGCGGTGGACCTGATGGCCGCGCTGAAGGCGTCCGTGGAGCGGGCCCGGGCGGCCCGGGGCGAGGCGCCGTCCGGCGGCGGGGCCGAGCCCACGCCGATCTCGTCGGCCCGGTCGGCGAAGAAGGCCGCGAAGAAGGCGCCGGCGAAGAAGGCCGAGCCGGCCAAGAAGACGGCGGCCAAGAAGACGCCCGCGAAGAAGACGGCCGCGAAGAAGGCCGAGCCGGCCAAGAAGACCGCCGCCAAGAAGACGGCGGCGAAGAAGAAGAAGACCGCCTGA
- the ligD gene encoding non-homologous end-joining DNA ligase, giving the protein MPGAPLKPMLATTGQLPAGAAWAYEFKWDGVRALADISRGDRHFYARSGVEITTAYPELLNLAEQVGDALLDGEVVLFTDGQPSFTALAERMHVRNPAKAARLAATVPVTYMIFDLLRLDGEDLTARPWRERRAALEALGLGAARWAVPPVFGDGPATYAAAGEHGLEGVMAKRVDSLYRPGVRSPDWVKVKLEVTGDFVVGGWRPGARRVGGLLVGVPGPDGRLIYRGRVGGGIGAAIERELLRELEPLRATASPFAAGVPREDARGAIWVSPRVVVEVKYGQRTPDGRLRFPRILRLRPDKPPEEVDDAG; this is encoded by the coding sequence GTGCCCGGCGCGCCGTTGAAGCCGATGCTCGCGACGACCGGGCAGCTCCCGGCCGGCGCCGCCTGGGCGTACGAGTTCAAGTGGGACGGGGTGCGTGCGCTCGCCGACATCTCGCGCGGCGACCGGCACTTCTACGCCCGCTCCGGCGTCGAGATCACCACCGCGTACCCGGAACTGCTCAACCTGGCCGAGCAGGTCGGCGACGCGCTGCTCGACGGCGAGGTGGTGCTCTTCACCGACGGGCAGCCCTCGTTCACCGCGCTCGCCGAGCGGATGCACGTCCGCAACCCGGCCAAGGCGGCGCGGCTGGCGGCGACCGTACCCGTCACGTACATGATCTTCGACCTGTTGCGGCTCGACGGCGAGGACCTGACCGCCCGGCCGTGGCGGGAGCGGCGGGCGGCGCTGGAGGCGCTCGGGCTCGGCGCCGCCCGATGGGCGGTGCCGCCGGTCTTCGGCGACGGGCCGGCCACCTACGCGGCGGCGGGCGAGCACGGGCTGGAAGGGGTGATGGCCAAGCGGGTCGACTCGCTCTACCGGCCCGGCGTGCGCTCCCCGGACTGGGTGAAGGTCAAGCTGGAGGTCACCGGCGACTTCGTGGTCGGAGGCTGGCGGCCCGGCGCGCGCCGCGTCGGCGGCCTGCTGGTCGGCGTGCCCGGCCCGGACGGGCGGCTGATCTACCGGGGGCGGGTCGGCGGCGGGATCGGCGCGGCGATCGAACGGGAACTGCTGCGGGAGTTGGAGCCGCTGCGGGCCACCGCGTCGCCGTTCGCCGCCGGGGTGCCGCGCGAGGATGCCCGCGGCGCGATCTGGGTAAGTCCCCGGGTCGTGGTGGAGGTCAAGTACGGCCAGCGCACGCCGGACGGCCGGCTGCGCTTCCCGCGCATCCTGCGCCTGCGCCCGGACAAGCCGCCCGAGGAGGTCGACGATGCCGGCTGA
- a CDS encoding FKBP-type peptidyl-prolyl cis-trans isomerase has protein sequence MGTLGVRAGTVCAGLGGGPPGAHPPTLQGVDVSERVENRSAGQAPATKAQRRLAAQLAEKKAAEARRRRQSMLGAAVGVLAVVALVGGLVWLNSGDDDKAATAGSSASPTAPGESSAMPAQELPAGIDPALKTKPTVQAGTGELTKLTVTTLVKGTGPAVKAGQNITTNYVGVFYKDGKQFDASWDNGQPATFPIGVGQVIKGWDQGLVGVPVGSRVQLDLPADLAYGNDAAGGRPAGPLRFVVDVLAAQ, from the coding sequence ATGGGCACGCTGGGGGTCCGGGCGGGTACCGTGTGCGCTGGCCTCGGCGGCGGCCCGCCGGGGGCGCACCCACCCACCCTGCAGGGAGTCGACGTGAGCGAGCGTGTGGAGAACCGGTCGGCGGGCCAGGCCCCGGCCACCAAGGCACAGCGGCGGCTGGCCGCCCAACTGGCCGAGAAGAAGGCAGCCGAGGCGCGTCGCCGCCGGCAGTCGATGCTCGGCGCGGCGGTCGGCGTGCTCGCCGTGGTGGCCCTGGTCGGCGGCCTGGTCTGGCTGAACAGCGGGGACGACGACAAGGCTGCCACCGCCGGCTCCTCGGCCAGCCCCACCGCCCCGGGCGAGTCCAGCGCGATGCCCGCTCAGGAGCTGCCCGCCGGCATCGACCCGGCGCTGAAGACCAAGCCGACCGTGCAGGCCGGCACCGGCGAGCTGACCAAGCTCACCGTCACCACGCTGGTGAAGGGCACCGGGCCGGCGGTGAAGGCCGGGCAGAACATCACCACGAACTACGTGGGTGTGTTCTACAAGGACGGCAAGCAGTTCGACGCGTCGTGGGACAACGGCCAGCCGGCCACCTTCCCGATCGGCGTGGGCCAGGTCATCAAGGGCTGGGACCAGGGCCTGGTCGGCGTGCCGGTGGGCAGCCGGGTGCAGCTGGACCTGCCGGCCGATCTGGCGTACGGCAACGACGCCGCGGGCGGCCGTCCGGCCGGGCCGCTGCGCTTCGTCGTCGACGTGCTGGCTGCGCAGTAG
- the ligD gene encoding non-homologous end-joining DNA ligase — protein MPADRLKVEVEGRSLELSNLDKVLFPQAGFTKGEVIDYYTRIAPVLLPHLRDRALTRIRFPNGVDGGSFFEKNAPAATPGWVRTENLPAPGSSKGRETIDYVVCDELPTLVWLANLAALELHTPQWKVGAHPDMMVVDLDPGAPAALKQCCQVALLMRDRLASDGIEAFPKTSGKKGMQLCCPIAGTQDAELVSDYAKRIAQELEKAHPKLIVSKMAKNLRPGKVFIDWSQNNAAKTTVAPYSLRAQSVPAVSTPLTWGEVEAGAAGKRPSARPYTAGEVLKRVEKQGDLLAPLLDGGPELPTG, from the coding sequence ATGCCGGCTGACCGGCTCAAGGTCGAGGTCGAGGGGCGTTCGCTGGAGCTGTCCAACCTGGACAAGGTGCTGTTCCCGCAGGCCGGCTTCACCAAGGGCGAGGTCATCGACTACTACACCCGGATCGCCCCGGTGCTGCTGCCGCACCTGCGCGACCGCGCGCTGACCCGGATCCGGTTCCCCAACGGCGTCGACGGCGGCTCGTTCTTCGAGAAGAACGCGCCCGCCGCGACCCCCGGCTGGGTACGCACCGAGAACCTGCCCGCCCCCGGGTCGAGCAAAGGGCGGGAGACCATCGACTACGTGGTCTGCGACGAGCTGCCCACGCTCGTGTGGCTGGCCAACCTGGCCGCGCTGGAGCTGCACACTCCGCAGTGGAAGGTCGGCGCGCACCCGGACATGATGGTGGTCGACCTGGACCCGGGCGCCCCGGCCGCGCTCAAGCAGTGCTGCCAGGTGGCCCTGCTGATGCGCGACCGGCTGGCTTCCGACGGCATCGAGGCGTTCCCGAAGACGTCGGGGAAGAAGGGCATGCAGCTCTGCTGCCCGATCGCCGGCACGCAGGACGCCGAACTCGTCTCCGACTACGCCAAGCGGATCGCGCAGGAACTGGAGAAGGCACACCCGAAGCTGATCGTGTCGAAGATGGCGAAGAACCTGCGTCCCGGCAAGGTCTTCATCGACTGGAGTCAGAACAACGCGGCGAAGACGACAGTGGCGCCGTACTCGCTGCGGGCCCAGTCGGTGCCGGCCGTGTCGACGCCGCTGACCTGGGGCGAGGTGGAGGCCGGCGCGGCCGGGAAGCGGCCGTCGGCGCGGCCCTACACGGCCGGGGAGGTGCTCAAGCGGGTGGAGAAGCAGGGCGACCTGCTGGCGCCGCTGCTCGACGGCGGTCCCGAGCTGCCGACCGGCTGA